The Euphorbia lathyris chromosome 3, ddEupLath1.1, whole genome shotgun sequence genome contains a region encoding:
- the LOC136222127 gene encoding probable disease resistance protein At1g52660 — MLILVCPAIRSMSAVGLESMMMEVWRTVVHVRTAIIGVHGIGGVGKTTLLKQIYTKLTTAPLYFDTVIWVTVSQNLSVETVQDDIWKRIGVLNVEWVDKSFVEKAKAIFEVLSKKKLVLLLDDLGEELNLTEVGVPDPDPKENKCKVIFTTRSEDLDYRNGSSAVGTCLGVVQE; from the exons ATGCTTATTTTGGTTTGTCCTGCTATCAG GTCAATGTCAGCGGTGGGATTGGAATCCATGATGATGGAGGTTTGGAGAACAGTGGTACATGTAAGAACGGCGATAATTGGCGTACACGGTATTGGTGGAGTTGGTAAGACAACCCTTCTCAAACAAATCTACACCAAATTAACCACTGCACCCCTTTATTTTGATACTGTGATTTGGGTCACTGTGTCCCAAAATTTGTCGGTCGAGACAGTTCAGGATGACATCTGGAAAAGAATAGGTGTTTTGAATGTTGAATGGGTCGACAAAAGCTTTGTAGAAAAAGCCAAAGCCATTTTTGAGGTCTTGTCCAAAAAGAAGCTCGTGCTGCTTTTAGATGATCTAGGAGAGGAACTCAACCTTACAGAAGTTGGAGTTCCTGATCCCGATCCGAAAGAAAACAAGTGCAAGGTAATATTCACAACTCGTTCTGAGGACTTAGACTATAGAAATGGTAGCTCTGCAGTGGGAACATGCCTGGGAGTTGTTCAAGAATAA
- the LOC136222125 gene encoding probable disease resistance protein At5g63020 yields the protein MGNCVSVQLGLDQLFTCCAAGAAEEVMYIWQLKDNLEDLKTSRAQLKASMQDLKQRLQNQEGPQMKRLQVVDLWFTSVDQKLTEADKLITAAQVEIDEKSCCGGCCYKNSIATYALGKKIVAAKLQLNEEIQNGKFESLVERIPDEPDYIRKLKIDLKDLRIARNELEATKDDLVRRVNSEEGGKMKLLERVRVWISEAEKLITEVDPLLMVVPEEIEKWQVRDFSNSGVGETVAERLKDVKKLIKEGKFPVVVESVESEYRSKVEDDMKELKRFRRELSGLASDVMGRVIYEEEREQRNRLKQVQVWHENALTTIVAADELLHKDAAEIEKLTHGCSSSSFGKRLGNMLKDVVYQIKKGEFSEVTTAAPPEPVVEIDCDQIGETVGLQTKLDEAWRVLMKPEVGILGLYGLGGVGKTTLLTHINNKFLHTPSDFDYVIWIVVSKDFTLSKVQEEIGERIGIAVNDWKKKEIGEKSKDIRNLLRKKKFVLLLDDLWEKVHLEKAGVPIPRRQNGSKIVLTTRSELVCSLMDAKKRIKVEKLPPDQAWQLFEEKLGRDTLSADPDIRPIAESVAKECDGLPLALIVVARAMACSKTAKEWRYALSDLQQSASDLQGIKDEVFARLKLSYDRLPDDKYRSCFIYCALFPEDYKINKDDLVDYWISEKFESDNEGEHITRAKAHHIVRDLVNVCLLEEEGKFVKLHDMIRDMALWISCDLDKKKYNFLVQAGKQLNKAPDVVKWEGVRRASLMENSIRNLPEVSVCRDLRTLLLCRNPRLYEINGSIFKHSSALTVLDLSNTRIHVLPMGVTELFCLQYLNLSRTWIQQLPPELKRLRKLIYLNLEHNDLLGMIPKGVISSFLSLQVLRMFRSGFFYGGEDDNILSDSKVHIEEIQHLKHLNVVSITIRSSDALVLYFNTENVQSCTQSLSLECLGSPKSKSIEFAPTEDMDQLETLQISASEHLEQINLSPKFRFSSLREVVVEYCPRLLNLNWLVRAPNLAVLRVAVCEKMVEISDNAMTFTKLEVLELEGLPQLKNICCKASSLPCIKRIRVLDCPLLKKVPLNSEILKVRKIVIEAEDQWWKELEKKDQGIKDAFQSCFRSYPPRTRICRAPHHYFDIWNSIYS from the coding sequence ATGGGAAACTGCGTGTCCGTCCAGTTGGGCTTGGATCAATTATTCACTTGCTGTGCTGCTGGCGCTGCTGAAGAGGTCATGTACATCTGGCAATTAAAGGATAATCTTGAAGATCTGAAGACTTCCAGAGCTCAATTAAAGGCATCCATGCAAGATCTCAAGCAACGTCTCCAAAATCAGGAAGGTCCGCAAATGAAGCGGCTTCAAGTAGTTGACCTCTGGTTTACATCGGTGGACCAGAAGCTGACCGAAGCTGATAAGCTAATCACTGCTGCTCAAGTTGAAATTGATGAGAAATCATGCTGTGGAGGCTGTTGCTACAAGAACAGCATAGCCACCTATGCTCTCGGTAAGAAAATCGTCGCTGCCAAGCTTCAACTTAACGAGGAAATTCAAAATGGGAAGTTCGAGTCATTGGTCGAAAGGATTCCGGACGAACCGGATTACATTCGCAAACTCAAGATAGATCTTAAAGATTTGAGGATTGCTAGAAACGAATTAGAGGCTACCAAGGACGATTTGGTGAGGAGGGTCAACAGCGAGGAAGGAGGAAAAATGAAGCTGTTGGAACGAGTTCGAGTATGGATTTCAGAGGCGGAAAAGTTGATTACTGAAGTAGATCCGCTACTAATGGTGGTTCCTGAAGAAATTGAGAAATGGCAAGTCAGAGATTTCTCCAATAGCGGAGTTGGGGAAACGGTTGCCGAAAGATTAAAAGATGTAAAAAAGCTAATAAAAGAAGGAAAATTTCCAGTGGTGGTTGAATCTGTAGAATCAGAGTACAGAAGCAAAGTGGAAGATGATATGAAAGAATTGAAAAGGTTTCGACGAGAACTATCGGGATTGGCCAGCGACGTAATGGGGAGAGTCATATATGAGGAAGAAAGGGAGCAAAGGAATCGGTTAAAACAGGTCCAAGTGTGGCACGAAAATGCATTAACCACAATAGTTGCTGCTGATGAGCTGCTGCATAAAGATGCTGCAGAAATTGAAAAACTGACTCACGGCTGTTCTTCCAGTAGCTTTGGGAAAAGGTTGGGGAACATGCTAAAAGATGTggtttatcaaataaaaaaaggaGAGTTCTCTGAAGTAACTACTGCAGCACCTCCAGAACCAGTGGTTGAAATTGACTGTGATCAGATTGGGGAAACTGTGGGCTTGCAGACAAAGTTAGATGAGGCGTGGAGGGTGCTGATGAAACCAGAAGTTGGAATTTTGGGCTTATATGGTCTCGGAGGAGTTGGTAAAACTACACTCTTGACTCATATCAACAACAAATTCCTTCATACCCCAAGTGATTTCGATTATGTAATCTGGATTGTGGTTTCCAAGGATTTTACACTTTCTAAGGTTCAGGAAGAAATTGGGGAGAGGATAGGCATTGCTGTCAATGATTGGAAGAAAAAGGAGATTGGTGAAAAATCAAAAGATATCCGCAACTTACTGCGGAAAAAGAAGTTCGTTTTGTTGTTGGATGATTTATGGGAGAAAGTCCATCTGGAAAAAGCCGGAGTTCCCATTCCGAGAAGACAAAATGGTTCCAAGATCGTTCTCACTACACGCTCTGAGCTAGTATGCAGTTTGATGGATGCAAAAAAGAGGATCAAGGTGGAGAAATTGCCCCCAGATCAAGCTTGGCAATTGTTTGAGGAAAAGCTTGGAAGAGATACCCTTTCTGCTGATCCAGACATCCGTCCTATCGCTGAATCGGTGGCTAAAGAGTGTGATGGTCTTCCTCTGGCACTTATTGTGGTTGCTCGTGCTATGGCTTGCAGCAAGACGGCTAAAGAATGGAGATATGCTCTTTCTGACTTGCAGCAATCAGCTTCAGATTTACAAGGCATCAAAGATGAGGTATTTGCTCGATTGAAGCTTAGCTATGATAGGTTGCCTGATGATAAATATAGATCTTGTTTCATATATTGTGCCTTATTCCCAGAAGATTATAAAATTAACAAGGATGATTTGGTAGATTATTGGATTTCTGAGAAATTTGAATCTGATAATGAGGGAGAACATATTACTCGGGCTAAGGCGCACCACATTGTTCGTGATCTTGTTAATGTATGTTTAttagaagaagaagggaaattTGTGAAATTGCATGATATGATTCGTGATATGGCTTTGTGGATATCATGTGATCTTGACAAGAAGAAATATAACTTCTTGGTGCAAGCTGGTAAACAGTTGAATAAAGCACCAGATGTGGTGAAATGGGAAGGGGTAAGAAGAGCTTCATTGATGGAAAATTCAATTCGGAATCTACCCGAGGTCTCTGTGTGTCGTGATCTTCGAACATTGCTTCTATGTCGCAATCCTCGCTTGTACGAAATCAATGGCAGCATCTTCAAGCACTCTAGTGCTCTAACAGTTCTTGATCTGTCCAACACTAGAATACATGTATTGCCAATGGGAGTTACAGAATTGTTCTGCTTGCAGTATCTTAATTTATCTCGCACATGGATTCAACAATTGCCACCTGAATTGAAAAGGCTGAGGAAGTTGATATACTTGAACTTAGAGCATAATGATCTTCTCGGTATGATTCCGAAGGGAGTTATATCTAGTTTCTTATCTCTGCAAGTTCTGAGAATGTTTCGGTCTGGTTTTTTCTACGGAGGAGAGGATGATAACATATTGTCCGACAGCAAAGTCCATATAGAAGAAATCCAGCACCTGAAGCATCTGAATGTGGTGAGCATCACAATAAGATCTAGTGATGCTCTTGTGCTCTATTTCAACACTGAAAATGTACAAAGCTGCACTCAATCTCTATCCCTCGAGTGTCTAGGCAGTCCAAAGTCAAAGTCGATCGAGTTTGCACCAACAGAAGACATGGACCAATTGGAGACACTGCAGATCAGTGCAAGTGAGCATTTGGAACAGATTAACTTAAGTCCCAAGTTCAGGTTCAGCAGTCTACGGGAAGTAGTGGTGGAGTACTGTCCTCGTTTGTTGAACTTGAACTGGCTTGTTCGTGCCCCGAACTTGGCAGTACTGAGGGTAGCTGTTTGTGAGAAAATGGTGGAAATAAGTGATAATGCAATGACATTTACGAAACTTGAAGTATTGGAGTTAGAGGGTCTGCCACAACTGAAGAACATATGCTGCAAAGCATCATCATTGCCATGTATAAAGAGGATAAGAGTACTTGATTGTCCATTGCTAAAGAAGGTTCCATTGAACTCTGAGATCCTCAAGGTACGTAAAATAGTGATTGAAGCAGAAGATCAATGGTGGAAGGAATTGGAAAAGAAGGATCAAGGTATCAAAGATGCCTTTCAATCATGCTTCAGAAGTTATCCGCCAAGAACACGAATTTGTCGCGCTCCGCATCATTATTTTGATATCTGGAACTCAATTTATTCTTGA